In Setaria viridis chromosome 5, Setaria_viridis_v4.0, whole genome shotgun sequence, the genomic stretch TGGTTATAACGATATCAAAAGGAAGGAACAATTGTAGAATGTATACATTTCAATGCCTAGCCCTTCAATTATCGTTATGTTATTGTTAGTGGTTAACTTAAGCATAACTGAAAAATTTGTAGTTTGCATTTGTATAACTTTCATACGTATGTGTGTATGTGAGGAATAATAATAACCAGGTGAATTGAAAACTGCAATACTTCGGCAGTATGAATTTTGTGACTGATTACAAACAAGTTCTATGTTGCTTCCCGTTAATAAGATTGCAAGTATCATCACGGGAATGGAACAGGACTCAAGGATTTTGATCCATTATATTGTAGATTTTCAGCAATGATATTTATGAATCACTCATCTTACACTGCTCCACATATCAGGGCTTTGGTACAAACATATTGAATACTTAGCACCAATAATATTTAGGTTAATTAAGATTTAAGAGACACAAACTTTGGCTGGCATCCAAGAAAAAGGTCAGCTGCAACATCTACAGCTAAACAAGCATTGCATGCTAACTTAGTAATCCAGGACATACAGTTACATCTAAGCTGCAGTTGTAGCACTTACCATTTGAAAATATCAACAACTACCTGAGTGGATAAACTATTGTATGCTACTGGAGACTCAAGAGTTGATGCACTTAGCAAACATGAAGCCTATCACAGGATTTGCTCAATTCCCTCCAGCCTTTCAAACATCACTGCTAAGTTCTAACTAACACCTCGTACTAATGTGGACTCAGACATGTCTTTTTCAAACTGATGGTACCTTAATAATCTGCGACTTCATCATCATAAAAAGCTTCAGGGAACTAGTTTTCTGACACTTACCAATgttaaaacaaaacaaagttaACTGTGAATATGTTACATACTTGAATGTAAAAAATTGCTCACTGAATCGCAGAAATAATCTAACTTTTGCGCCAATATATCCAAGAATGATATGATTTGCATAGGAAGTACCAAATGCTTTACAATTTTTAAACAAACATGGCAGTAGCAAGGTGAGCAAGAAAAACAGACTTTTAGGTATACCATGCAAGAAGAGTAATCTAAAAGTACTTTAGTGCATTTCTAGCACTTAAATCATGTTTTAAGTATGCGCTGTAAAAACTTAGGGTAGAAGACAGAAAACTTGAAGCTTAAAGAAATTTATTCCTTCACAGTTCACACCATAGCAGACCAGTGTCATTTCCGGATTGAGAAATGGATTTCCTTCAAGCCCACAACAGTACAGTACATATGCAAGTTGTATATTTAATTAGAGTAGAGTGCAACTTATACCTTATCTTCAGGCTCCTCCTCTTCAGTTGGTTCGCCTTCCTTGCCCTTCTCAACCTCAGAATGTGGCACCTCCTCCAGCTTGTTTTCATCCTCAGCTACAGCAGGAGTTCCCTCAGTATTAACAGCTTCTAATGTTTCTCTGATGATTTGTAACAAAGAGTAATGCATTAAGTTAATTCTTCATATCAAATATTGCTCCAAAATAACAGATATAAAATTACGAAAGGAAACTCACTGTGCTTCATCAGTTACAGTTCCCCAGTTGCCACGGCCAGCCCCCTCACGCTTCATCTCATATCCTCTCCCTGTACCGCTGTGGCGCTCATAAGCCCGGCGAGGGGGGCGACCAGACTCATCACCACCCTCCCCATCAGTGTAGCCGCcacggcggccaccaccacggtAAGGCTGACGTGGTCCACGGCCCCTTTCCATAGCCCTTCCTTCACCATCCTCTCTTCGCGGGAAACCATCTCCAAAGCTGCCTCCGCCATAACCTCCCTCAACACCATTGGCATCACCCTCACCATATTCACGCCTTGGGCCCGTCCTGCCTCCACGGAAGCCACCTCTACCACGCCCTGGTCCACCTCGTCCTGCCCCATCGCGAGCTGGAGCGCCGTGGTTCCTGGACTCCTTTACTGCAAAACAATGGCACATCAATGGCACATCAATGTATTCCAGTGTTAACAACCTGCGTCTGTACAAAAGCTACTGACTAAATGAGAAATTGAATTGCAGAATGCCAGAATCCCATAAAAATTGAAATTTACTCTAAAATGTTGCGTAAGCAGGTATAATAACAAAAAATCTCACACTAAATAGCCACAGACGAGCACAAAGCCGAACGCCCCGCTCTCCGCTGTACCAGATTAACCCTTATGTGCAGCAATCCCGTACAACCGTGGTACATCTCAGCCCAAACTCCTCAGATTCACGCATCAGATTCAAGGCACAAACGCTGAACCCCCGACTTCCGATCCGATTCGAACGAAAACGTGTAAACTCACCAGcctgcgcgggcggcggcggcttggtggGCAGCttcgccggggcggcgggcgccggcttGGGCGACGCAGCCGCCTtcttctcggcggcggcgatgaggtgCGAGGGGTCGTCGTTGTCGACGTCGACGAGGAGGTCGAACTGGTTCTTCGTGCCCATGGCGCCCCTCTCCCGGCCTCAACTCCCCCAAATAAATCACCGGAAACACCAATCCAACCCTTCAATCAGCAACCTAGAACAACGCCACAGGAGAAGAGACCGCCATGGATGGGCGAATCGAATCGAATCGAGACGGCAGGTAGGCTAGGGTTTAGGGGTGGAAAGAAGACGAGGGGGTGAAGTGGTGTTGGGCGagtcagtgagagagggaggtagtaaaaccctagccgccacttGGACTCTCCACTACCCCGGCTATCACTCTCCCCGGAGAGCACGCTTCGATTTGACAAATTACGGATCTGGGTGCGTGGTTTCCTGGTAATCACGTGCTTGCCACTGCGCTCAGTAGAGGAGTGGTGGGAGCTGCGGAGCGAGTGAGGGAGGGTTGTTTTGTCATTTTGTCCTTCTGGTGTGGCCTGACTCGCGTCGGGAATTCTTGAGGTGTGTTCTGGGCCTTCGTATAACTAATGGGCCTCAGTGTTGAGAAAGATCAGTTCCATTTTCTCAGTTGGGCCTACGGGAGTCTGTAGGCCATAAAAGTGGCATATCCCATTTATCTTGAGGAAAAATTATACTTTTCATCTCTTAAATATTGTAAAAATATGGCATTCATCTCTTATATTTTATTTGGTGCAAATAAGATATGAGAAAAATGCCAGAGAGGGAGGAGTCTCGACAAGAGAGACCATTCCTTACCTAAGGGTATATTTGGTTCCTCAGCTAGCTTTTATTGGGCTTGCTTTGCTCAGCAAGGTAAAACCTAGCTAGGGACGGCAAGCCAAATTGGCTCTCCTGATCGAGATAGCCAAAAGAATCTTACGTGATTTCTTGTCCGGTCAGGGCACCAGCAATGTATGGGTGCACCCCTGGTCTTAAGGTGGGACCCACCAGGGATTTAACATCAACTAACACCAGAGCCGCAATGTAGAGAACCAGCACCTGAGTCCATGCGTGGGACCGGCTAAAAAATTCCCCGACTCCTTTTTCCCGTCGTTACTTCCCGGGGGTTCTCGTCCAGTCCGTCCCTATCCCGCACACCGTTTGTCCGCCTCCATCCTCATCCGCTCAAGTCCCGATCCGTGCCACTGGTCGCGGCCGTCcgagccgccaccaccggcgccaaGCATCCGACTCCAGCTTGGCCACGGCAACCTTGGACGCGGCAGACGAATCTTCCGGCTGGGCCTAGGAGGGCGACGGCGGTGCTCGAGATCTAGCCCAGCGAGGTGCCGCGCCACTCCCACGCAAGTGCTCCGCTGCTCCCACGCAAGTGCTCCGCCGCTTCGAGGTGATTTGTTCTATGCGATATATACGCATTACGCTGCCTGCTTGCTAGGATGCGATTTGTTTTGTGCGATGTCTGTGCAATGCATAGATGTGATTTGTTCCTTTTGTTCTGGTAGCCTGATTGCTGACTTATATATACTGCCATAGCAGATGAAGTTTTCTCCATAAACATGTCGAGCAATGGAATATGTGTCATGTTAATCTAATTTAGAGATACATTAACCAATGTCAATACAATTTCTTATTAATTTAGGAATACAACAACTCTGATGAAAAATTTGGAAATTACAAGATACTTGCAAGGATTGGGACACATTAAACTACACAGGTTGTGTTCTAAGTTTGCTGACCACCAAATTTTTCCCATATATGTTCCACCAAATCTGACTGGAGACGTTTGTGTTCCTCTTTATCATGAATAGTATCATTGATCTCTAGGATTCTACTAAATCCATGTATTGGTCCATGGTCAAGTCCTGTTATTGGTCTGGTAGATCGTTCTTCTTCATATATGTTATCTTGATGCAACTGATAGGAGTCTCTCTTATCCTCAATTATCATATTATGTAGAATAATGCATGCCATCATAATATCTTCTAGCTCTTTCCTGTCCCAAAGACGTGCAGCGTGACGTATAATGGCCCAATGTTTTTGTAGAATCCCAAAAGCACACTCAGCATCTTTTCTTGCTGCCTCTTGATGCTGAGCAAACAATCTATCCTTTTGACTTAAAGGTAGAGGGATTGATTTGACAAATATTGCCCACTTAGGATAAATTTCATCAGCTAAGTAATACCCCATATTATATTCTGATCCATTAACAGTAAATTTAACCTCCGGAGCCCTTCCTTGTAACACCTGTGTGAACAATGGTGATTGGTTCAACACACTGAGATCATTGTTTGCACCAGGTGTGCCAAAAAAGGCATGCCAAATCCAACGATCGTAGGAGGTAACTGCTTCGAGCATGATAGTGGGAACCTTATGGTCACCACGTGTAAATTGCTCCTTCCATGCAATTGGACAATTTCCCCAATGCCAGTGCATGCAATCAAGACTTCCCAACATCCCAGGAAACCCACGCGCCTCTCCAACTTGAAGTAAGCGTTGGATATTATCATCTGTAGGTCTTCTAAGATATTGCTGGCCAAAAATGTGTCTCACACCTTAAACAAATGTAATCATGCACTCTTAAAGTTGTGCTTTTAGCAATTCCAAATGATTCGTCCATAAGGTCAGCTGGCGAGCCATATGCTAACATTCGGAGGGCAACCGTGCATTTCTGCAGTGGTGAAAGACCTACCTTGCCAAATGCATCTCTCCATAACTTAAAATATGGGGACCAATTTCCTAATGCTTCAacaattttcaaaaataattgCTTTCTCATCCGAAATCTTCTGTGGAATTGGTAATCAGTGTACAAAGGATTCTTGGAAAAGTACTCAGCAACTAATTTGGCATGACCAGCTTCATGATCTCTGTTAATGTACCTTCGTGAGTAGTCGCTGCGCTGATTAGAGCTGCTACCTTGTACTTTAGCTTGAAGTTTAGCTTCAATCCGAGCTTGCATCTTAGCTTCCACTCGAGCCACCATTGGGTCATTGATTTCCTCCCACATGAGGTTGTGGAGGTAGTCAGTTGTGAAAAAATCATCTAAATTGGTGGACTGATTTTCTGAGTCTTCAGACATTATTGGCTATGGTCTGATTTGGAAGAGGGAATAGAAGCAAGTGAAGCATGGGAGAGTGGTCTGGAGGTTGTGGTCTTGTGGAGGTAGCTAGTCCAACTACATATTCTATTTATAGATGGCACCTGCCAACAACTACCTTCTCCAACAGCTAGTTTTCCAACGGCTAGTTCTCCATGATTTTTTATACGTAATGAGGTGCCATTTCATTAAGTAGACCATTACATTCAGTACATCACATTTGATACTCCCTAAAAACAATAGACCATTACAGCAGTAGTAACTAAAACAATCCCTAAACACACTAAGGGGACCTGCTTAATCATCTGATGGTGGATACAAATCCTTGCTTAGCTCTGCTAGGATTTGGTTATGAATCTTCAATCTGCATGCACTGTAGTTAGAAGTATCTTTGTCCGTATACTCTAAGTATTTGCTCATCTTATCAAACCTGACCTTtgtggctgctgcttctgctatTTTTGCTAGTGCTTCTGCTCTATTTGCCATAGCATCATGAAACAAAATCATGTCTTCATCTGGCTGGATGCCTAGAGGTGACTGAGGCatgaccttttcttttccttttcctctcatCCTAGCTTTTGCTTTATTTTCCCCTCTGGACGCTTTTCTTTGTGTCTCTCTTTGTCGTCTGTATCTTGATTTGAAGATGATGTGTATGCACCGGATCCATCCACTTTTGTTCTCTTGTTCTGGTCTTCACGATCCATGACACTTCTCTTCCATTTGGGTTGATCCTTGAGAACTTTCCATACATATTCTAGTGTGAAGGGCCTTTGTTTGTTTTCTCTTTTGAACATAATACAGGCTTTGTCCATGAGCATGTCATCTGATTCCCCGCTACAAAAATCCATTCGACCATGAACTCCATTAAACTTAGCAACAGCTGCTGAAACTTTGCACCAATGGCTTTTCAGTTGTCCTGTTGACCTTGTTCTTCCTCCTACAGGCTTGTTTGAATTGAACTCTTCTGCTACACTCCTCCAATAATACTCCTCAGTCTTGTCATTTCCATTAACTGGATCAACAGAATGCTTTAGCCATGCACTTGCTAGCCGTAGGTTCTCCTCCTCTGTGTAATTGATTCTCACACCCCTCCTTCCTTCATCT encodes the following:
- the LOC117857675 gene encoding RGG repeats nuclear RNA binding protein A, which produces MGTKNQFDLLVDVDNDDPSHLIAAAEKKAAASPKPAPAAPAKLPTKPPPPAQAVKESRNHGAPARDGAGRGGPGRGRGGFRGGRTGPRREYGEGDANGVEGGYGGGSFGDGFPRREDGEGRAMERGRGPRQPYRGGGRRGGYTDGEGGDESGRPPRRAYERHSGTGRGYEMKREGAGRGNWGTVTDEAQETLEAVNTEGTPAVAEDENKLEEVPHSEVEKGKEGEPTEEEEPEDKEMTLEEYEKVLEEKRKALLGLKTEVRKVEVDKELQSMQQLSVKKGSDEIFIKLGSDKEKKKENAERDERAKKSVSINEFLKPAEGERYYSPGGRGRGRGRGRGDRGGFRSGYSPREPAALAPAIQDQAQFPSLGGK